Proteins co-encoded in one Haloarcula pelagica genomic window:
- a CDS encoding helix-hairpin-helix domain-containing protein, with translation MDLESVPGVGAKTAAALRELDDPERALREGDVATLSQAPGISEGRAARVARGAIRADHDDPGGFAATSRARELFREALGLVQERTVTDYAEKRLETLYPSGTRSRIEEVRAFAESAMARDPALAVRDPLSNVEPLSEAGGVRVRDRCLATSDAERYAQAQDAIPEVSVEVVDDARQLAELARSYSTVVALDEAFAGVDVEGDVRVEPDALANPSSVVPERVLAFFSRNRDPVLAAAEVHRIADLDPPCDLDTLERALDQLAEDGTVRGDDELDRLATAVDDLDAAVGMAENVANDHLRAAIEERDVTIEGTDLLSLVERGAGVDSLLSRELADEYAAAVEKARDHLIETLDLRDTESMARRAFPDEPTYPVERQEDVVSRLREELTAARDRRATRRKRDLADDLADLRDDAAALVSAALELDVELAVARFAADFDCTLPEITEEGGFAIEGGRSPLLDVPFEAVDPVDYAVDGVTVLSGVNSGGKTSTLDLVALVTTLAHMGLPVPAESARVGRVTELHYHAKTQGTLDAGAFEATIREFGDLVDSVGDGATAGDGDDGANTGGPRVLVLVDELESITEPGASAKIMAGILEALSERRATAVFVSHLARDIREAAAIDIDIDGIEAVGLEDGELLVDRSPVKGKLARSTPELIVEKLAADDSGTFYRDLLSKFEE, from the coding sequence ATGGACCTGGAATCGGTGCCCGGCGTCGGCGCCAAGACCGCCGCGGCGCTCCGGGAACTCGACGACCCCGAGCGCGCGCTCCGGGAGGGCGACGTTGCCACGTTGTCACAGGCCCCGGGGATCAGCGAGGGCCGGGCCGCCCGCGTCGCTCGCGGGGCGATCCGGGCCGACCACGACGACCCGGGCGGGTTCGCCGCCACCTCGCGGGCCCGTGAACTGTTCCGCGAGGCGCTCGGACTGGTCCAGGAGCGGACCGTCACCGACTACGCGGAGAAACGCCTGGAGACGCTGTATCCCAGCGGGACCCGGAGCCGAATCGAGGAGGTCCGGGCGTTCGCCGAGTCGGCGATGGCCCGTGACCCCGCCCTCGCCGTCCGGGACCCCCTCTCGAACGTCGAACCGCTCTCGGAGGCCGGCGGTGTCCGGGTGCGGGACCGCTGTCTGGCGACGAGCGACGCCGAGCGGTACGCACAGGCCCAGGACGCGATCCCCGAGGTCAGCGTCGAGGTCGTCGACGACGCCCGCCAACTGGCCGAACTCGCCCGCTCGTACTCGACGGTCGTCGCCCTGGATGAGGCCTTCGCCGGCGTCGACGTGGAGGGCGATGTCCGGGTCGAACCCGACGCGCTCGCGAACCCGTCGTCGGTCGTCCCCGAACGTGTCCTCGCCTTCTTCTCGCGGAACCGGGACCCGGTGCTGGCCGCCGCCGAGGTCCACCGGATCGCCGACCTGGACCCGCCCTGTGATCTGGACACCCTAGAGCGCGCCCTCGACCAGCTCGCCGAGGACGGCACCGTCCGCGGTGACGACGAACTCGACCGGTTGGCGACGGCGGTCGACGACCTCGACGCGGCCGTGGGGATGGCCGAGAACGTCGCCAACGACCACCTCCGGGCGGCAATCGAGGAACGGGATGTCACCATCGAGGGCACCGACCTGCTGTCGCTGGTCGAACGCGGCGCCGGCGTCGACTCGCTGCTCTCGCGGGAACTGGCCGACGAGTACGCCGCCGCCGTCGAGAAGGCCCGCGACCACCTGATCGAGACGCTCGACCTGCGCGACACCGAATCGATGGCCCGCCGGGCGTTCCCCGACGAACCGACCTACCCGGTCGAGCGCCAGGAGGACGTGGTGAGCCGGCTCCGGGAGGAACTGACCGCCGCGCGGGACCGGAGAGCGACCCGCCGCAAGCGCGACCTGGCCGACGACCTCGCGGACCTCCGGGACGACGCCGCGGCGCTCGTCTCGGCCGCCCTGGAACTGGACGTGGAACTGGCCGTCGCCCGCTTCGCCGCCGACTTCGACTGCACGCTCCCCGAGATCACCGAGGAGGGCGGGTTCGCCATCGAGGGGGGCCGGTCGCCGCTGCTGGACGTTCCCTTCGAGGCGGTCGACCCGGTCGACTACGCCGTCGACGGCGTGACCGTGCTCTCGGGGGTCAACAGCGGCGGGAAGACCTCGACGCTGGATCTGGTCGCGCTCGTGACGACGCTCGCGCACATGGGGCTCCCGGTACCCGCGGAATCGGCCCGGGTGGGGCGGGTGACCGAACTCCACTACCACGCCAAGACTCAGGGGACGCTGGACGCGGGCGCGTTCGAGGCCACGATCCGGGAGTTCGGCGATCTCGTCGACAGCGTCGGCGACGGCGCCACGGCGGGCGATGGTGACGACGGCGCGAACACCGGCGGCCCGCGCGTGCTCGTGCTCGTGGACGAACTCGAATCGATCACCGAACCCGGCGCGAGCGCGAAGATCATGGCTGGCATCCTCGAAGCGTTGAGCGAGCGCCGGGCGACGGCGGTCTTCGTCTCCCACCTCGCGCGGGACATCCGCGAGGCCGCTGCCATCGACATCGACATCGACGGCATCGAAGCGGTCGGCCTGGAGGACGGCGAACTGCTCGTCGACCGCTCGCCGGTCAAGGGGAAACTCGCCCGGTCGACGCCGGAACTGATCGTCGAGAAACTCGCCGCGGACGACTCGGGCACCTTCTACCGGGACCTGCTCTCGAAGTTCGAGGAGTAG
- the larE gene encoding ATP-dependent sacrificial sulfur transferase LarE: MSSVATKASAARDDLAQQDGVVIAFSGGVDSSVVAALAHDALGDDAVACTAKSETLPAAELDDAVRVAEEIGIRHEIVEFSELDSEQFVSNDEMRCYHCRSMRLGAMYDRARELEIDVVCDGTNASDVGEGHRPGLRAVEELDAYSPLLEHDIDKSEVREIAREYDLSVADKPSMACLSSRIPTGLEVTEDRLSRVEKAEQLLRTWGFEQFRVRDHDGLARIEVGEEELETALDPDFVRAARDHVEDCGFDHVTLDLHGYQTGSVSPEESEDDVVADVFDTDYPSVE, translated from the coding sequence ATGTCCTCAGTCGCGACGAAGGCGTCCGCCGCCCGGGACGACCTGGCCCAGCAGGACGGCGTGGTGATCGCCTTTTCCGGCGGTGTCGACTCCAGCGTCGTCGCCGCGCTGGCCCACGACGCGCTCGGCGACGACGCCGTCGCCTGCACGGCGAAATCGGAGACGTTGCCCGCGGCCGAACTCGACGACGCCGTCCGGGTCGCCGAGGAGATCGGCATCCGCCACGAGATCGTCGAGTTCTCCGAACTGGACAGCGAGCAGTTCGTCAGCAACGACGAGATGCGCTGTTATCACTGCCGGTCGATGCGCCTGGGCGCGATGTACGACCGCGCCCGGGAACTGGAGATCGACGTGGTGTGTGACGGCACCAACGCCTCCGACGTTGGCGAGGGCCACCGGCCCGGCCTGCGGGCCGTCGAGGAACTGGACGCCTACTCCCCGCTGCTGGAACACGACATCGACAAGTCCGAGGTGCGGGAGATCGCCCGCGAGTACGACCTCTCCGTGGCGGACAAGCCGTCGATGGCCTGTCTCTCCTCGCGGATCCCGACCGGACTTGAGGTGACCGAGGACCGCCTCTCCCGCGTCGAGAAAGCCGAGCAACTGCTCCGTACCTGGGGGTTCGAGCAGTTCCGAGTGCGCGACCACGACGGCCTGGCCCGCATCGAGGTCGGCGAAGAAGAACTGGAGACCGCGCTCGACCCAGACTTCGTCCGGGCCGCGCGCGACCACGTCGAGGACTGCGGGTTCGACCACGTCACGCTGGACCTGCACGGCTACCAGACCGGGAGCGTCAGCCCCGAAGAGAGCGAGGACGATGTCGTCGCGGACGTGTTCGACACCGACTACCCGAGCGTCGAGTAG
- a CDS encoding histidine phosphatase family protein, which translates to MSDADAATVLVARHGETHWNRESRVQGWAPTGLTDRGQEQAAALGEAVAERYAVDRIVSSDLQRTRETTAGVLDGGSDLPDPAFDADWRERGFGVLQGLLAEDLFERYPAHDDGDSVSALPAAPENGETVAGFRDRVRDSWTRLVRTVEPGETTLLVTHGGVIKVLLATVDERSLDAALAAHSQDNCAVNEVRVADDRTTLVAEELTDWR; encoded by the coding sequence ATGAGTGACGCCGACGCCGCGACCGTCCTCGTCGCGCGCCACGGCGAGACCCACTGGAACCGCGAGAGCCGGGTCCAGGGGTGGGCGCCGACCGGTCTGACCGACCGCGGTCAGGAGCAGGCCGCGGCGCTGGGCGAGGCGGTCGCCGAACGCTACGCCGTCGATCGGATCGTCTCCTCGGACCTGCAGCGGACCCGCGAGACGACGGCTGGCGTCCTCGACGGCGGGTCGGACCTACCGGACCCGGCGTTCGACGCCGACTGGCGCGAACGCGGGTTCGGCGTCCTCCAGGGGTTGCTCGCCGAGGACCTCTTCGAGCGGTACCCCGCCCACGACGACGGCGACAGCGTCTCGGCGCTGCCGGCCGCGCCCGAGAACGGCGAGACCGTCGCGGGCTTCCGTGACCGCGTCCGCGATTCGTGGACACGACTCGTCCGGACCGTCGAGCCCGGCGAGACGACGCTCCTCGTGACCCACGGCGGCGTCATCAAGGTCCTGCTGGCGACCGTCGACGAGCGGTCGCTGGACGCGGCGCTTGCGGCCCACTCCCAGGACAACTGTGCGGTCAACGAGGTTCGCGTCGCGGACGACCGGACGACCCTCGTCGCCGAGGAACTGACCGACTGGCGCTGA